In a single window of the Drosophila albomicans strain 15112-1751.03 chromosome 3, ASM965048v2, whole genome shotgun sequence genome:
- the LOC117568243 gene encoding general odorant-binding protein 67-like: protein MLSKSQQLLLVLGFCLGVASADIDCSKRPTFVDPHTCCPLPEFISDDLKEKCQEYNVTMPPPPAMSGEQNGEGRRHHPHHHNHPSPCFMSCVFNETGIYENDKVDSDKLKDYLQVVFKDDSDLQTLATDAFTACATKIEEFKSKMGNRPPPPPPTGLPFCPMKPAFLMGCVYKKMFKDCPAAIWTDTQECNDAREHFENCKPPHRRSPNSQ, encoded by the exons atgctaTCGAAATCTCAACAACTATTGCTCGTGCTCGGTTTCTGTTTg GGCGTGGCTAGCGCGGATATAGACTGCAGCAAGAGGCCCACTTTTGTGGATCCCCACACCTGTTGTCCGCTCCCAGAATTTATCTCAGACGACCTCAAGGAGAAATGCCAGGAGTACAATGTAACAATGCCACCGCCGCCAGCCATGTCTGGTGAGCAAAACGGAGAGGGCAGACGTCACCATCCTCACCACCACAACCATCCATCTCCA TGCTTCATGTCTTGCGTCTTCAACGAGACCGGAATTTACGAGAACGACAAAGTTGATTCGGACAAGCTGAAGGACTACCTTCAAGTGGTCTTCAAGGATGATTCCGATCTGCAGACTTTGGCCACCGATGCATTCACCGCTTGTGCCACCAAAATTGAGGAGTTCAAAAGCAAGATGGGAAATCGTCCACCACCTCCTCCCCCAACTGGTCTTCCTTTCTGCCCAATGAAGCCTGCCTTCCTGATGGGCTGCGTATACAAGAAGATGTTCAAGGACTGTCCTGCTGCTATTTGGACTGATACCCAGGAGTGCAACGATGCTCGTGAGCACTTTGAAAACTGCAAGCCACCACATCGTCGTTCTCCCAACTCCCAGTAA
- the LOC117569931 gene encoding uncharacterized protein LOC117569931, which translates to MDVKMEKLERELEEFLADCRKQKFSDEEMRFICQPIVWYFRRLTIRRWILWFFLPILVVYLLWNYCDTCAWSASAVGRLLLIQLLPYWDWTPYYYNRCLIERAEPADSKINEPKPLGRHETLWENCVLCESLNTIPIASNVSYSMLEIEYLERGLPVIVTDCQVQQDLDSLLQRINDKTPQLLNSKPCDVSTNLLLRHLFNIDSALEKISGYQATASSMAWHLQFRNCDTKSVKASRVYAPRPYYYPRHLEPFYSSWLLMAHNTRRPLQEIYVRGLIFVQQLSGHFELRLRPKQPCDGNVCPNLSLRLSASECLVYSTDLWRLSYGLQKPDPRNSSVATVLEVDWER; encoded by the exons ATGGACGTGAAAATGGAGAAGCTCGAGCGAGAGCTGGAGGAATTCCTTGCTGACTGCAGAAAGCAAAAGTTCAGCGATGAAGAAATGCGTTTTATATGCCAGCCAATCGTTTGGTACTTTCGTCGATTGACTATCCGACGCTGGATTCTATGGTTCTTTCTGCCCATCCTGGTGGTCTATTTGTTATGGAACTATTGCGACACCTGTGCTTGGTCAGCCAGTGCTGTGGGTCGATTGCTGCTCATCCAGCTGCTGCCCTATTGGGACTGGACTCCATATTACTACAACAGGTGCTTGATTGAACGAGCGGAGCCAGCGGACAGTAAAATCAATGAGCCCAAGCCTCTGGGCAGGCACGAGACGCTCTGGGAAAACTGTGTGCTCTGCGAATCGCTAA ATACAATTCCTATAGCTTCCAATGTGAGTTACTCCATGCTGGAAATAGAGTATCTGGAGCGAGGATTACCCGTCATCGTCACAGATTGTCAGGTGCAGCAAGATTTGGATAGTTTGCTGCAGCGTATAAACGATAAGACGCCTCAACTGCTAAACAGCAAACCCTGCGATGTATCCACGAATCTGCTATTGAGGCATCTCTTCAATATTGATTCGGCGCTTGAGAAAATCAGTGGATATCAAGCAACAGCTTCCTCAATGGCTTGGCATCTGCAGTTCCGCAACTGCGATACGAAGAGTGTGAAGGCATCAAGAGTCTATGCACCTCGACCTTATTACTATCCACGTCATCTGGAACCCTTCTACTCCAGCTGGTTGCTGATGGCGCACAACACGCGTCGTCCGCTGCAGGAAATCTATGTGCGTGGTTTGATCTTTGTGCAACAGCTTAGCGGACACTTTGAACTGCGTTTACGTCCCAAGCAGCCTTGCGATGGAAACGTTTGTCCCAATCTCAGCTTACGTCTGTCTGCTAGTGAATGTCTGGTCTACTCCACGGATCTCTGGCGACTCAGCTATGGGCTGCAGAAGCCTGATCCTAGGAACAGCTCCGTAGCCACAGTGCTCGAGGTGGACTGGGAGCGATAA
- the LOC117571072 gene encoding epimerase family protein SDR39U1: MSKHTLIGGGTGFIGSHLAKHLTQRGYEVTVVSRMPGVKRITWHEIEKNGLPSTVNSVVNATGQNVLDPSRRWTPGFKQNVWNSRVNSAKTLCNAANASPQVTSFVNLCGVSLYRPSDTKVYTEEDKGEDYDYMSRLCLAWEEAARTGDSTEPSSKSAIVRTGAVVGRDGGLIKGIWLPFKLGLGGPMGTGQQIMPWIHMHDLCALIQYIIENCKTGIFNGVAPEIVSNKGFSQAFASAINRPCLFNVPEFVVKTIFGEERAALVLEGAKIEPKRTLSSGFQFKYPNVKSAVAEVIGK; this comes from the exons ATGTCTAAGCACACTTTAATAG GTGGCGGCACTGGTTTTATTGGTAGTCATCTGGCCAAACATTTGACCCAAAGGGGCTATGAAGTAACCGTCGTTTCCCGAATGCCCGGCGTGAAACGCATCACCTGGCACGAAATCGAAAAGAATGGTCTACCAAGCACAGTCAACTCGGTGGTCAATGCCACTGGCCAGAATGTGCTGGACCCGAGCCGCCGTTGGACGCCTGGATTCAAGCAGAATGTTTGGAACTCGCGTGTGAACTCGGCAAAAACGTTGTGCAATGCCGCCAATGCATCGCCACAGGTGACATCGTTTGTCAACCTCTGTGGCGTTAGTTTGTATCGACCATCGGATACTAAGGTGTACACAGAGGAGGACAAAGGCGAGGATTACGATTACATGTCCCGCTTGTGTCTGGCATGGGAGGAAGCAGCTCGCACTGGCGACAGCACGGAACCATCCAGTAAATCA GCCATAGTACGCACTGGTGCCGTTGTGGGGCGAGACGGAGGACTGATCAAGGGGATTTGGCTGCCATTTAAGCTAGGATTAGGTGGCCCCATGGGCACTGGACAGCAGATAATGCCTTGGATACACATGCACGATCTGTGTGCTCTCATCCAGTACATAATTGAGAATTGCAAAACGGGCATATTTAATGGCGTGGCACCTGAGATAGTTAGCAACAAAGGATTCTCCCAG GCCTTTGCATCAGCAATCAATCGCCCCTGCCTCTTCAACGTGCCTGAGTTTGTGGTGAAAACCATCTTTGGTGAGGAGCGTGCTGCCTTGGTGTTGGAAGGAGCCAAGATCGAACCGAAGAGAACTCTCTCCTCGGGATTCCAATTCAAATATCCCAATGTGAAATCGGCTGTGGCTGAAGTGATCGGCAAATAA
- the LOC117569635 gene encoding general odorant-binding protein 67-like isoform X1, whose product MLSICQLLLVLLGLFLVVVSADVDCSKRPKLMNPRTCCPLPEFISDDLKQKCMEYNVAPNGELIVDNTRLHQPSPCFISCVFNKIGVYENQKVYIDKLKDYVQVKFKDDSEMQNLAIDSFTTCGSKISEFKDMKGDFPSLCAWTQAFLVVCVYNEMLKNCPATLWSNTQDCNDAREYFANCKHSKK is encoded by the exons ATGCTTTCGATATGTCAACTTTTATTAGTATTGCTTGGACTATTTTTG gTCGTTGTTAGCGCGGATGTGGACTGCAGCAAGAGGCCCAAGCTTATGAATCCCCGAACCTGTTGTCCGCTCCCAGAATTTATCTCAGACGACCTTAAGCAGAAATGCATGGAATACAACGTAGCACCGAACGGTGAGCTGATCGTAGATAACACCCGGCTTCATCAACCATCTCCA TGCTTCATCTCTTGTGTCTTTAATAAGATTGGAGTCTACGAGAACCAGAAGGTGTATATTGACAAGCTGAAGGACTATGTGCAGGTAAAATTTAAGGATGATTCGGAAATGCAGAATTTAGCCATCGATTCATTCACAACTTGTGGCTCCAAAATTTCTGAATTCAAGGATATGAAGGGCGATTTTCCTTCATTGTGTGCCTGGACACAAGCTTTCTTGGTGGTTTGCGTGTATAACGAAATGCTAAAGAACTGTCCAGCTACTCTTTGGAGTAATACCCAGGATTGTAATGATGCTCGAGAGTATTTTGCCAACTGCAAACATTccaaaaagtga
- the LOC117569635 gene encoding general odorant-binding protein 67-like isoform X2 has protein sequence MNPRTCCPLPEFISDDLKQKCMEYNVAPNGELIVDNTRLHQPSPCFISCVFNKIGVYENQKVYIDKLKDYVQVKFKDDSEMQNLAIDSFTTCGSKISEFKDMKGDFPSLCAWTQAFLVVCVYNEMLKNCPATLWSNTQDCNDAREYFANCKHSKK, from the exons ATGAATCCCCGAACCTGTTGTCCGCTCCCAGAATTTATCTCAGACGACCTTAAGCAGAAATGCATGGAATACAACGTAGCACCGAACGGTGAGCTGATCGTAGATAACACCCGGCTTCATCAACCATCTCCA TGCTTCATCTCTTGTGTCTTTAATAAGATTGGAGTCTACGAGAACCAGAAGGTGTATATTGACAAGCTGAAGGACTATGTGCAGGTAAAATTTAAGGATGATTCGGAAATGCAGAATTTAGCCATCGATTCATTCACAACTTGTGGCTCCAAAATTTCTGAATTCAAGGATATGAAGGGCGATTTTCCTTCATTGTGTGCCTGGACACAAGCTTTCTTGGTGGTTTGCGTGTATAACGAAATGCTAAAGAACTGTCCAGCTACTCTTTGGAGTAATACCCAGGATTGTAATGATGCTCGAGAGTATTTTGCCAACTGCAAACATTccaaaaagtga
- the LOC117572691 gene encoding putative uncharacterized protein DDB_G0271606, which produces MSQTIVNGANNANNNNNGCIEENEPYQISDDDLDDLDDDCLLEETELQGGVNSIGRGPYERAWTTEATRALIHIRGPMEGSFTEGRQKRTALWLHCTRQLQRLGFRYSAAKVQKKWHNILITYNKNLNKKYVSGYVHWEFFEEMFKYLQGKKADFDMQLPTATAQSQQQQQQQQPQQQQTQQQQSQQQQLQPQQQPQQQQLQPQPKPATPQLQLQVQPAPQATLQAVPEDQPYITPVDQVLLQPQVQLDTKSNDEFDEDSNSLSEVRQPKLEYDADQTGSTTHEHNDSNSNQMAMAPHSKLFEQPSQSDDSWWKDYFDRKLDVEREKMELQRCLQREQVQIQKMSLVQQERIERMKIDAINSLTATLQKLVEAKCRRA; this is translated from the exons ATGTCACAGACTATTGTGAATGGtgcaaataatgcaaataataataataatggctGCATCGAGGAGAATGAAC CCTATCAAATTAGCGACGATGACCTAGATGACCTCGACGATGATTGCTTGCTGGAGGAGACAGAGCTTCAGGGCGGCGTCAATAGCATTGGACGCGGCCCATACGAGCGTGCTTGGACAACGGAGGCAACACGCGCCCTCATCCACATACGCGGTCCCATGGAGGGCAGCTTCACTGAGGGCAGACAGAAGCGGACAGCGCTTTGGCTGCACTGCACCCGACAGCTGCAACGTCTGGGCTTTCGCTATAGCGCCGCCAAGGTGCAGAAGAAGTGGCACAACATACTCATCACGTACAACAAGAATCTAAACAAGAAATACGTTTCCGGCTATGTGCACTGGGAGTTCTTCGAGGAGATGTTCAAGTACTTGCAGGGCAAGAAGGCGGACTTTGACATGCAGCTGCCAACAGCGACTGCgcagtcacagcaacagcagcagcaacaacagccacaacagcagcagacacagcaacaacagtcgcaacagcaacagttgcaaccccagcaacaaccacagcagcaacagttgcagccacAGCCGAAGCCGGCAACGCCTCAGTTGCAGCTACAGGTGCAACCAGCACCTCAAGCCACGCTGCAAGCGGTGCCCGAGGATCAACCCTATATAACACCTGTGGATCAGGTGTTGCTGCAGCCGCAGGTGCAGCTAGACACCAAGTCGAACGATGAGTTTGACGAGGACAGCAACAGTTTGTCGGAGGTGCGTCAGCCCAAGCTGGAGTACGATGCGGATCAGACTGGCAGCACCACGCACGAgcacaacgacagcaacagcaaccagatGGCCATGGCACCACATAGCAAACTCTTTGAGCAGCCGTCGCAATCGGATGACAGCTGGTGGAAGGATTATTTCGATCGCAAGCTGGACGTGGAGCGTGAGAAGATGGAGTTACAGCGTTGCCTGCAACGCGAACAGGTGCAAATCCAGAAGATGTCGCTGGTGCAACAGGAGCGCATCGAGCGCATGAAGATCGATGCCATCAACAGTCTGACCGCCACCCTGCAGAAGCTCGTCGAGGCCAAATGCCGGCGTGCTTAA
- the LOC117572689 gene encoding nucleoporin Nup188 translates to MPAIEKCVIYDWKRLWQMVSGIHYETPQDTVKEELHNVSSELQAGVLQFKPKSASNLQLEALLKEKKQEKLLPFTERLQELLNLETAQCWEILCYYLTKEYRGSASLLTQLISTETNMTKLLEDIRHYYSLERMIVLKIVKNLLVFYKVANHPYHNEYKEVVDKITLPRLLDSYLNQLDSLINELPPRKLLAGECFYSPERLTSWSERNAREINEVLHILLLLAEHIPFEFVHIKRLFATIKQHSFGRIQNYLDESNVYHQELIKNLTYSELVLLLKCFSFEHPKQNAQLIEQIIQELHVEIANMHHRPEHGPLLLVWMLLRLRGTNDSEDASSLLRCRQLGKRAVELKCFVQLQAIVTHAMFADDSLLSRIVRKTVYNQLAYLCELFDGDGSCARYEGIYELLCELLSWPQLAKDFCNNEDGGVRSLYNTLLENFPLEFINLAKLAQALTKAGQGSYIKTQLESLPMLALLYDERQHKLNELGSEEYELMNVVQPFPRIDYTLPAGTSCTAVQHPSGFYMHFRCNVNFFNALHHEINCLLREKAQLHGDFDSNERILRVEAGLKYLVLAVQRTKSIDGISTEMVHPTEMCIDLLGKFKSVQCPPDGLLSSCLNVCTALLPLVDEEIFRRVSNLDILPTISNGSLQDYKLYASASYFESRFLGSVIDNVEKKQERFEFLMAYLSFLRTYTKLKRKRYLQVELPGLIFLLRDVFPHLHTWHFKSQTEKNKIYFEVLSFICDLFDILASNPEKNCKESQLLLNVCVYSLLNLDNGLILLRFVGVGNAFLQYTMELETNWMQQQPHGLMMLVRLSMRILMQVLCLKSHVYSSDALSPLEALIYTQPKQRDTLRIIPTVCSYMSNIFDRWLPIASCRLLKRIALEFNMSLLACLDMEADQIRLTFMQKLPDELESDSVKIAILELVDACIAKQPGVTEAFFKVNYGNDKRSFFGKECTPSIGDSIVTYMKEFLDALEAEPLTIQQTLPSKIMNIFHSLWKHNLQMLVDELLKKPRFWTKLCSPLFAKPTPQPQVRVYTQLMNIVSIEAYSMGNKQNDELREVLKKFFDRDCFQQWLNYIFDMPKVPAVLSANEELPDWICCLQSFKDLIVILLKKQPNLITIPDAQFKQLAQKCLTVLVDRAHYLEDMRPFIMLAELYIFLILRFKHAYTSNSDEEHELMEQLLQLMSRICSCYEDLHVRAKEACLAIITKSAHLYTNLLVRDSSIALRFLNSVVSIICTELQNMEKSVNLDQLAQTQPPPEETNGKASTNSLILCLNLLKAVATIFNNDGPGNWDLPFVSVRLFQRLLRCVSYTLPLHRKRVLTVQLLDVLIVFAKSNCSVEFLHCDVGEHLWLKMLPPRELLQTRYEFNKATNDMWTMEEWWPIYARGIELVDIIFDKHKKCFLQDALQFVGIHEVYLVDSLLLGKQSLEPAAMQLIKASISLVASLTEHHKEWAQEHSASLFNIMSAVQGLMCHVTSMFHQQRNLKCLLAGRRSQLEILRNTESIAIDDDIINACNDLTDIIIYCVKALLKFSPDLLYLLCSSIYEPHKWRPLLDVKFGAPKLSESNVTLTFGMVLNMVSIYVKALNMQNHGFNEVPLNMLPVVEDGDVTTNVSSNNSLTGETSRGQRSFTKSLSVNSIASAACPSNELLANLDGQLCLVALEHLLMLVASQSIYVIRSPELEPRWKQIVRRDISSELLCFHEFVRRRVIVDYRDSRCQWVRRKHGLLKIKQSDAAILAPSQRNATEVVRRTSSTANELRVNVVRRLHLQQQQHAPQSSENNFEVTQVLSPIAAPYSSAAGHNIEASTPQAAMELGDTPKGHLESRKRPHFGQLQHNPQDEAALAIEVQYFAPTTSSGYSELSQVQLVEEDYLQLMSALFGVIPQSEPARESSSGM, encoded by the exons atgccTGCGATCGAAAAATGTGTCAT ATATGACTGGAAACGGCTGTGGCAAATGGTGTCTGGCATTCACTATGAGACGCCGCAGGACACAGTGAAGGAGGAACTGCATAATGTTAGCTCCGAACTACAAGCCGGCGTGTTGCAGTTCAAGCCTAAAAGTGCCTCAAATCTACAGCTTGAAGCACTTTTAAAGGAGAAGAAGCAGGAGAAACTGTTGCCCTTCACAGAGCGTTTGCAAGAGCTGCTAAATTTGGAGACAGCCCAATGCTGGGAGATCTTGTGTTACTACTTGACCAAGGAGTATCGTGGCTCGGCTAGTTTGCTAACCCAGCTCATCTCCACGGAAACAAACATGACCAAATTGCTAGAAGATATTCGACACTACTATTCACTGGAGCGCATGATTGTTCTAAAGATTGTGAAGAACTTGCTTGTCTTCTACAAAGTAGCTAACCATCCATATCACAACGAATACAAGGAAGTGGTGGATAAGATTACGTTGCCTCGCTTGCTCGACTCGTATCTCAATCAGCTGGATAGTCTCATCAATGAACTGCCTCCCCGCAAACTTCTTGCAGGCGAATGCTTCTACTCCCCAGAGAGACTGACCAGCTGGTCGGAACGTAATGCTCGTGAGATTAACGAAGTGCTCCatattctgctgctgctcgcagAACACATACCCTTCGAATTTGTGCATATCAAGCGACTGTTTGCCACTATTAAGCAGCACTCCTTTGGCCGCATTCAGAACTATCTCGATGAGAGCAACGTTTACCACCAGGAGCTAATCAAAAACCTAACGTACTCTGAGcttgtgttgctgttgaagTGCTTCAGCTTTGAGCATCCCAAGCAAAATGCCCAGCTGATTGAACAAATCATTCAGGAACTGCATGTAGAAATAGCAAATATGCATCATCGACCCGAGCATGGTCCCCTCCTTTTAGTATGGATGCTGTTGCGCCTGCGTGGCACCAACGACTCTGAGGATGCATCCAGCTTGTTGCGCTGCCGACAATTGGGTAAACGTGCTGTGGAACTCAAGTGCTTTGTCCAGCTGCAAGCGATTGTGACTCACGCTATGTTTGCCGATGACAGTTTGCTGTCTCGTATTGTGCGTAAGACCGTTTATAATCAACTGGCTTATTTGTGTGAACTATTCGATGGCGACGGCAGCTGCGCCAGATACGAGGGCATTTATGAGTTGCTCTGCGAGCTGTTGTCCTGGCCCCAATTAGCCAAGGACTTTTGCAATAATGAAG ATGGTGGGGTACGCTCACTTTACAATACGTTGCTTGAGAATTTTCCGCTGGAATTCATTAACTTGGCTAAGTTGGCACAAGCTCTAACCAAGGCTGGTCAGGGTAGCTAC ATTAAAACTCAATTGGAATCTTTGCCCATGTTGGCGCTTCTTTACGATGAGCGTCAACACAAACTCAATGAACTGGGCTCTGAGGAATATGAGCTGATGAACGTTGTGCAGCCTTTTCCCCGCATTGATTACACTTTGCCCGCTGGCACCTCATGCACAGCAGTGCAACATCCCAGTGGCTTCTATATGCACTTTCGATGCAATGTGAATTTCTTCAATGCACTACATCATGAGATCAATTGCCTGTTGCGAGAGAAAGCCCAATTGCATGGAGACTTTGACTCGAATGAGCGCATACTGCGCGTTGAAGCTGGCTTAAAGTATTTAGTATTGGCAGTGCAGCGCACCAAATCGATAGACGGCATCAGCACTGAGATGGTCCATCCCACCGAAATGTGCATTGATCTGCTGGGTAAATTCAAGAGTGTACAATGTCCACCTGATGGTCTGCTGTCCAGTTGCCTCAATGTCTGCACCGCACTGCTGCCGCTGGTCGACGAAGAGATCTTTAGACGCGTGAGCAATTTGGATATATTGCCCACGATAAGCAACGGTTCTCTGCAGGATTACAAGCTGTATGCAAGCGCCTCTTATTTCGAGTCGCGCTTCTTGGGCTCAGTTATTGATAATGTGGAAAAGAAGCAGGAACGCTTCGAGTTCCTCATGGCCTACCTTAGTTTTTTGCGCACCTATACAAAGTTGAAACGCAAGCGCTATCTGCAAGTGGAATTGCCGGGTCTCATTTTTCTGCTACGCGATGTCTTCCCCCATCTGCACACCTGGCATTTCAAATCACAGACGGAGAAGAATAAAATCTATTTTGAAGTGCTCAGCTTTATTTGCGATCTCTTTGACATTCTCGCCAGCAATCCGGAGAAGAATTGCAAGGAGAGTCAGTTGCTGCTCAATGTCTGTGTTTATTCGCTGCTCAATCTGGACAATGGTTTAATTTTGCTACG ATTTGTGGGTGTAGGCAACGCCTTTCTCCAATACACTATGGAGCTGGAGACGAACTggatgcaacagcaaccgcatgGTCTGATGATGCTGGTGCGCCTATCCATGCGTATACTCATGCAGGTGCTCTGTCTGAAGAGTCATGTCTACAGCTCTGATGCATTGTCACCTTTAGAGGCTCTTATCTACACGCAACCCAAGCAACGCGATACTTTGCGGATTATACCTACTGTCTGCAGTTATATGAGCAATATCTTTGATCGCTGGCTGCCCATTGCATCATGTAGACTGCTGAAGAGGATTGCGCTGGAGTTTAACATGTCTTTGTTGGCCTGTCTGGACATGGAGGCAGATCAAATACGTTTAACGTTTATGCAGAAGCTACCCGACGAGCTGGAAAGTGATTCGGTTAAGATAGCCATACTAGAGTTGGTGGACGCTTGTATTGCGAAACAGCCAGGCGTTACGGAGGCCTTCTTCAAGGTAAACTATGGCAACGACAAGCGCTCTTTCTTTGGCAAGGAATGTACGCCCAGCATTGGCGACAGCATCGTCACCTACATGAAGGAGTTTCTCGATGCCCTCGAGGCTGAACCACTGACAATTCAACAGACTTTGCCCAGCAAAATTATGAACATATTTCACTCGCTGTGGAAACACAATCTGCAAATGCTGGTGGATGAGCTGCTAAAGAAGCCCCGCTTCTGGACAAAGCTCTGCAGTCCGCTCTTCGCTAAACCAACACCTCAGCCTCAAGTGCGCGTCTACACACAGTTGATGAACATTGTGTCGATTGAGGCCTACAGTATGGGCAACAAGCAAAACGATGAGCTGCGCGAAGTGCTGAAGAAATTCTTCGATCGTGACTGCTTCCAGCAGTGGCTCAACTATATCTTTGATATGCCCAAGGTGCCAGCAGTGCTTTCTGCAAACGAGGAGCTGCCTGACTGGATTTGTTGCTTGCAGTCTTTCAAGGATTTGATTGTTATACTGCTAAAGAAGCAACCCAATTTAATCACCATACCCGACGCACAGTTTAAGCAGCTGGCTCAGAAGTGCCTCACTGTGTTGGTGGATCGTGCACACTACTTGGAAGATATGCGCCCATTCATTATGCTGGCTGAGCTCTACATTTTTCTGATATTGCGTTTTAAGCATGCTTATACTAGCAACAGCGATGAGGAGCATGAACTCATGgaacagctgctgcaactaATGAGTCGTATCTGCTCCTGCTATGAAGATTTGCATGTGCGTGCCAAGGAAGCGTGTCTGGCTATCATCACCAAGAGCGCGCATCTCTACACCAACTTATTGGTCAGAGACTCATCGATTGCGCTGCGTTTCCTCAACTCGGTGGTAAGCATCATTTGCACAGAGCTGCAGAATATGGAGAAGTCCGTCAATCTGGATCAACTGGCACAAACTCAGCCGCCGCCCGAGGAAACCAACGGCAAGGCATCCACGAATTCGCTGATCTTGTGCCTCAATCTGCTGAAAGCAGTTGCCACAATTTTCAATAACGATGGACCTGGCAACTGGGATCTGCCTTTTGTTTCTGTGCGTCTGTTTCAACGGCTGCTGCGCTGCGTCTCCTACACATTGCCGCTGCATCGCAAGCGTGTGCTCACTGTGCAGCTGCTGGATGTGCTGATTGTGTTTGCCAAGAGCAACTGCTCAGTAGAGTTTCTGCACTGTGATGTGGGCGAGCATCTGTGGCTCAAGATGCTGCCACCACGTGAGCTGCTGCAGACCAGATACGAGTTCAATAAGGCCACCAACGATATGTGGACCATGGAAGAGTGGTGGCCCATCTATGCTCGTGGCATTGAGCTGGTTGACATCATCTTTGACAAGCACAAGAAATGCTTTCTGCAGGATGCGCTGCAGTTCGTTGGCATACATGAGGTGTATCTCGTCGactcgctgctgctgggcaaGCAATCACTGGAGCCTGCGGCCATGCAGCTCATCAAGGCATCAATTTCATTGGTAGCCAGCCTCACGGAGCACCACAAGGAATGGGCGCAGGAACATTCCGCCTCGCTCTTCAATATTATG AGTGCTGTTCAGGGTCTGATGTGCCATGTAACGTCCATGTTTCACCAGCAACGCAATTTGAAATGTCTGCTAGCCGGCAGACGGTCCCAGCTCGAAATATTGCGCAACACGGAGTCCATAGCAATCGATGATGACATCATCAATGCCTGCAATGA CCTCACAGATATCATCATCTACTGCGTGAAGGCGTTGCTCAAATTCAGTCCCGATCTGTTGTATCTCTTGTGCTCCAGCATCTATGAGCCACACAAGTGGCGACCACTGCTGGATGTTAAGTTTGGTGCTCCCAAGTTGAGTGAGAGCAACGTAACGCTTACTTTTGGCATGGTATTGAATATGGTCAGCATTTATGTGAAGGCACTGAACATG CAAAATCATGGATTCAACGAAGTGCCACTAAATATGCTGCCAGTTGTGGAGGATGGCGATGTGACAACCAATGTGTCCAGTAACAACAGCCTGACAGGCGAGACTAGTCGAGGCCAACGAAGCTTCACGAAATCTCTCTCGGTTAATTCAATTGCATCAGCTGCTTGTCCCTCGAACGAATTACTTGCCAATCTGGATGGTCAACTGTGTCTGGTGGCGCTGGAGCATCTGCTCATGCTGGTGGCATCGCAGAGCATTTATGTGATTCGCTCGCCGGAGCTGGAGCCACGCTGGAAACAGATTGTGCGTCGTGACATCAGCAGCGAGCTGTTGTGCTTTCATGAGTTTGTGCGACGTAGGGTGATTGTCGACTATCGGGACTCGCGCTGTCAGTGGGTGCGACGAAAGCATGGTCTGCTGAAGATTAAGCAATCAGATGCAGCGATTCTGGCGCCTAGTCAACGCAACGCCACAGAAGTGGTGCGACGCACGAGCAGCACCGCTAATGAGTTAAGGGTCAATGTGGTGCGACGTCTTCatctgcagcaacaacagcatgcACCACAGTCGAGCGAAAATAATTTCGAGGTCACACAAGTGCTGAGTCCAATTGCGGCGCCTTACAGCTCAGCTGCTGGTCACAACATCGAAGCCTCTACACCGCAAGCAGCCATGGAGCTGGGTGATACTCCTAAAGGCCATTTGGAGAGCAGAAAGCGTCCGCATTTTGGCCAACTTCAACACAATCCACAGGATGAAGCAGCGCTGGCCATTGAGGTGCAGTACTTTGCCCCCACAACGTCGAGTGGCTACAGCGAATTGTCGCAGGTGCAGCTCGTCGAGGAGGACTATCTGCAACTGATGTCCGCGCTGTTTGGCGTGATACCGCAGAGCGAGCCGGCACGTGAGAGTTCGAGCGGCATGTGA